From one Paenibacillus terrae HPL-003 genomic stretch:
- a CDS encoding L,D-transpeptidase: MNHSPHLKSYVKMHPDNKMAWYLLGKEYESSGQEGKANYCFNRAGEVFEAFEHKQIPADVWMEYQDKLVQMSKEKARRTARTRYLLTALMVLLLIWVPSANSPGHSRESASVPSGTEPVAADNVKVAGAQNSAPNEVAQIGGPGAGGVFTAQARTGSSAGTALAGMLAKASRLPAETTVLGMEQSGSWMLWRDRMQPLLSLQNKGNGGLAVQSYDTAACACKPSDSEKLRKAGLQWAVGQEELAVLNSSMRAFRTQHQRLPQSLDELTGSFPDNMMYGTTDGMKKAFTPMRNLLASQGQRAKGAASQQAGSSAQSSPLLASSLYGRPFLGQPLRIVVDKSKHRLGLVSGNVLIRNYPIGLGGERTPEGKFVITDKVVNPNGKSNGEFGSRGMQLSATNYAIHGTNESDSIGKNESLGCVRMGKEDVEELFALVPSGTEVVIGTGGLPDQVLVPGSRFKTEPQHDQTNPRKTYHWLN, from the coding sequence ATGAATCATTCGCCTCATCTTAAATCGTATGTAAAAATGCACCCTGATAATAAAATGGCTTGGTATTTGCTCGGGAAAGAGTATGAGAGCAGCGGTCAGGAGGGCAAAGCAAATTATTGCTTCAATCGCGCGGGGGAAGTGTTCGAAGCCTTCGAGCATAAACAGATTCCGGCAGACGTATGGATGGAGTATCAGGATAAACTGGTTCAGATGTCTAAGGAGAAGGCGCGGAGAACGGCTCGAACGCGTTATTTGTTAACTGCGTTGATGGTACTTCTTCTGATATGGGTGCCTTCAGCCAATTCGCCGGGCCATTCGAGGGAAAGTGCATCCGTTCCGTCAGGAACAGAGCCTGTGGCAGCCGACAATGTCAAAGTGGCAGGAGCACAGAATTCTGCCCCGAATGAAGTGGCTCAGATCGGTGGGCCTGGTGCTGGTGGCGTGTTTACGGCCCAAGCGCGCACAGGCAGTTCAGCAGGAACGGCACTTGCAGGTATGTTGGCAAAGGCTAGTCGTCTACCAGCCGAGACCACAGTGCTGGGCATGGAGCAAAGCGGTTCTTGGATGCTCTGGAGAGATCGTATGCAGCCGCTGCTTAGCTTGCAAAACAAAGGAAATGGAGGCTTAGCCGTCCAGTCTTACGACACAGCAGCGTGTGCTTGTAAGCCGTCTGACAGTGAAAAGCTTCGAAAAGCAGGTCTGCAATGGGCTGTGGGACAGGAAGAACTGGCTGTGCTGAATAGCTCCATGCGTGCTTTTCGTACGCAGCATCAACGTCTTCCCCAAAGTCTCGATGAGCTGACCGGAAGCTTTCCGGATAATATGATGTACGGTACAACAGACGGAATGAAGAAGGCTTTTACACCTATGCGTAATTTACTTGCTTCACAGGGACAGAGGGCTAAAGGAGCAGCAAGTCAACAAGCGGGCTCGTCGGCTCAAAGCAGCCCTTTGCTGGCGTCGTCGCTGTATGGACGGCCTTTTCTGGGGCAGCCGCTGCGGATTGTGGTAGACAAGTCGAAGCACAGGCTCGGATTGGTGAGCGGCAATGTGCTAATCCGCAATTATCCTATCGGATTGGGCGGAGAGCGAACTCCGGAAGGGAAGTTTGTTATTACGGATAAAGTCGTAAATCCGAACGGTAAGTCCAACGGTGAGTTTGGCAGCCGCGGTATGCAGCTGTCTGCAACGAATTATGCCATCCACGGCACGAACGAGTCGGACAGCATTGGCAAAAATGAGTCGCTAGGCTGCGTTCGTATGGGCAAAGAGGATGTGGAGGAGTTATTTGCTCTCGTACCTTCAGGTACAGAGGTGGTCATTGGTACCGGGGGACTGCCTGATCAAGTGCTTGTGCCTGGCTCCCGATTTAAGACTGAGCCGCAGCACGACCAGACAAATCCCCGCAAAACCTATCACTGGCTAAATTAG
- a CDS encoding quinone-dependent dihydroorotate dehydrogenase has translation MLYRRIVKPVFFKMSPETAHHVVIDGLKYAGALPGGAATLRGMYGVKETEDLAVDLFGLHFPNPIGLAAGLDKNAEAVAGFSSIGFGFMEVGTVTPVGQPGNDRPRLFRLPPDEALVNRMGFNNLGAESMAKRLAALKHRPVPVAVNIGKNKNTPNEDAHKDYEKCISALYPYADFFVVNISSPNTPDLRKLQHGSELKSLLEAVRAEMGVQATKYGGAKSVLVKIAPDVSDEELEYMTDAIAASGVDGIIATNTTISRAGLTHRNASETGGLSGKPLRDRSTEVIGRVYRQTDGKLPIIGSGGIFSSRDAYDKIKAGASLIEIYTALIYEGPEVNRTLHAGLRELLRKDGFRHITEAVGADHR, from the coding sequence GTGTTGTATCGAAGGATTGTGAAACCTGTTTTTTTCAAAATGAGTCCAGAGACGGCCCATCATGTCGTCATTGATGGCTTGAAGTATGCGGGGGCGCTTCCCGGTGGAGCAGCAACGCTGCGGGGAATGTACGGAGTCAAGGAAACGGAGGATCTTGCGGTTGATCTGTTCGGTCTTCATTTTCCCAACCCGATTGGACTGGCTGCGGGATTGGATAAAAATGCGGAGGCAGTTGCCGGCTTTTCCTCGATCGGGTTTGGTTTTATGGAAGTAGGCACGGTGACACCTGTGGGACAGCCCGGCAATGACCGCCCTCGTTTGTTCCGGTTGCCTCCTGATGAGGCGTTAGTGAATCGGATGGGCTTTAACAATCTGGGTGCGGAAAGCATGGCTAAACGTCTGGCTGCGCTAAAACATCGGCCTGTTCCGGTCGCTGTTAATATTGGTAAAAACAAAAACACGCCTAATGAGGATGCCCATAAGGATTATGAGAAGTGCATTTCCGCGCTGTATCCGTATGCGGACTTTTTTGTAGTGAATATTAGTTCACCGAATACGCCGGATTTACGAAAGCTCCAGCATGGCAGTGAGTTGAAATCGCTGCTGGAGGCTGTTCGAGCAGAGATGGGAGTACAGGCGACGAAGTATGGCGGAGCCAAGTCTGTACTGGTCAAAATTGCGCCGGACGTATCAGATGAGGAACTGGAATATATGACAGATGCGATTGCGGCCAGTGGAGTAGACGGTATCATCGCGACGAATACGACAATTTCGAGGGCTGGGCTGACGCACCGGAATGCGAGTGAGACGGGCGGGCTGAGCGGTAAGCCGCTGCGTGACCGTTCTACAGAGGTCATCGGACGAGTGTATCGCCAAACGGATGGCAAGCTGCCGATTATCGGATCGGGCGGCATTTTCAGCAGTCGTGATGCATACGACAAAATTAAAGCAGGCGCAAGCCTGATTGAAATTTATACAGCATTGATCTATGAGGGACCGGAAGTGAACCGGACATTACATGCCGGTCTGCGTGAGCTGCTGCGAAAGGACGGCTTTAGACACATTACCGAGGCTGTTGGTGCAGATCACAGATAA